The Flavobacteriaceae bacterium 3519-10 genome includes a window with the following:
- a CDS encoding ATP phosphoribosyltransferase: MNTLKIAIQKSGRLSEKSLELLRDCGIKFPDFKSKLKNTADNFPLEILFLRDDDIPKYVENGIVDIGIIGENEVKEQLRNVALVRRLGFAKCRLSLAIPREQIYNGNGFFNAKKIATSYPNIVRSYFEDRDVKPEIVEISGSVEIAPSIGLADAVADLVSSGSTLMHNGLTEVEEILRSEAVIIGNQALTEQTSSILDSFLFRIQAVMNSRENKYILLNAPDVAIPSITKLLPGMKSPTILPLAEAGWSSIHSVVKESAFWEIINELKKLGAEGILVIPIEKMVF; this comes from the coding sequence ATGAACACCCTCAAAATTGCCATCCAGAAAAGCGGAAGACTTAGCGAAAAATCCCTTGAACTCCTGCGCGACTGCGGTATTAAATTCCCAGATTTTAAAAGTAAATTAAAGAATACGGCCGATAATTTTCCACTCGAGATCCTGTTTCTGCGTGACGATGATATTCCCAAATATGTTGAAAACGGTATCGTTGATATTGGCATCATCGGAGAAAATGAAGTTAAGGAGCAACTCCGTAATGTTGCCTTGGTCCGCAGGCTTGGTTTTGCCAAATGCAGGCTTTCGCTGGCAATACCGCGTGAACAGATTTATAACGGTAACGGGTTTTTTAATGCAAAAAAAATCGCGACTTCGTATCCAAATATTGTTCGGTCTTATTTTGAAGACCGCGACGTAAAGCCTGAAATCGTTGAAATTTCCGGAAGTGTAGAAATTGCGCCAAGCATTGGGCTGGCGGATGCGGTAGCGGATCTTGTAAGTTCCGGAAGTACGCTGATGCACAACGGTTTGACGGAAGTGGAAGAGATTCTGAGAAGTGAGGCGGTGATCATTGGCAATCAGGCATTAACCGAGCAAACATCATCAATACTGGACTCATTTCTGTTCCGCATCCAGGCGGTGATGAACTCACGCGAAAACAAATACATCCTGCTCAACGCACCAGATGTGGCCATACCATCCATCACAAAGTTGCTTCCAGGCATGAAATCTCCTACCATCCTGCCACTTGCAGAAGCAGGCTGGAGTAGTATCCACTCGGTGGTGAAGGAAAGTGCATTCTGGGAAATCATCAATGAGCTGAAGAAATTGGGCGCTGAAGGCATCCTGGTAATTCCGATAGAAAAAATGGTCTTTTAA
- a CDS encoding Mannosyltransferase, with protein MKIAFDGKRFFQNKSGLGNYSRDLVRILATGFPENDYLIFNKTETSNGAAILQLPNVNFVPTTKGYLTRQLKMGIDAQNAGAEIFHGLSGELPLKWNSKPIKKIVTIHDLIFLRYPKYYPFIERKIHLWKFRKAARQADLIIAISEQTKRDIVEFLHVPEDKIQVVYQGCHQAFKENQGEQVLNSVKAKYGLPDRFILNVGTIEERKNLLNIVKAVNGTEIPLVVIGRKTKYFNKIRKFLKKNKLENQVHFLENVSMDELAAIYKLADIFVYPSLFEGFGIPVIEALFSGTPVITSNVSCLPEAGGENSVFIDPNNFKDISAKINFLLNNRSERDRRAEKGLQFVQKFSDDTISKQLMSLYKGVLQS; from the coding sequence ATGAAAATTGCATTTGACGGTAAACGGTTTTTTCAGAATAAATCGGGCTTAGGGAATTATTCGCGTGATCTTGTGCGAATATTGGCCACCGGTTTCCCGGAAAACGATTATCTGATTTTCAATAAAACTGAAACGTCAAATGGGGCTGCAATTCTTCAGTTACCAAATGTAAATTTTGTGCCTACCACAAAAGGGTATCTTACGAGACAGCTCAAGATGGGCATTGATGCACAAAATGCAGGCGCAGAAATATTCCACGGACTTTCAGGTGAGCTGCCTTTAAAATGGAACAGCAAACCCATAAAAAAAATCGTAACGATTCACGATCTGATTTTTTTACGTTACCCGAAATACTATCCCTTTATAGAACGCAAAATTCATCTGTGGAAATTCCGGAAGGCCGCAAGACAGGCTGATCTGATCATTGCCATTTCAGAACAGACCAAGCGCGATATTGTTGAGTTCTTGCATGTACCCGAAGATAAAATCCAGGTGGTTTATCAAGGTTGTCATCAGGCTTTTAAAGAAAATCAGGGTGAGCAGGTTTTAAATTCAGTCAAAGCAAAATACGGTCTTCCGGATAGATTTATTCTGAATGTGGGGACGATTGAAGAGCGGAAAAACCTTTTGAATATCGTGAAAGCGGTTAACGGAACAGAAATTCCGCTAGTCGTTATTGGCCGGAAAACCAAGTATTTCAATAAGATCCGAAAATTCCTGAAGAAAAATAAACTCGAAAATCAGGTGCATTTCCTCGAAAATGTTTCGATGGATGAACTGGCTGCCATTTACAAACTCGCCGATATTTTTGTGTATCCAAGCTTATTTGAAGGTTTCGGCATTCCAGTTATTGAAGCGTTATTTTCCGGCACACCGGTGATTACCAGTAATGTAAGTTGTCTGCCCGAAGCCGGCGGAGAAAATTCTGTGTTTATCGATCCGAATAATTTTAAGGACATCAGCGCGAAGATTAATTTTCTGTTGAATAACCGTTCTGAAAGAGACAGGAGGGCGGAGAAAGGATTACAGTTCGTGCAGAAATTCAGTGACGATACTATTTCAAAACAGTTGATGAGCCTGTATAAGGGAGTTCTTCAGTCCTGA
- a CDS encoding putative protoporphyrinogen oxidase, whose amino-acid sequence MNMTLHDFRINFKHELSPLYSNSESNELFTVFVHRILGYDRFAQRKFSNETQDENQLQKLTEILKQLKTGMPFQQILGETEFYGLNFFVNENVLIPRPETEELLELAIAEITKLTVKNQSLKILDIGTGSGIIPVVLKKHFPAAELSAIDYSEKALEVARKNADFHQVNINFIHQDYLGGELNGIFDIIISNPPYIGRDENDEISDSVKNFEPLMALFAPAENPLIFYEKIANDCKTHLSDGGMLFLEINQKLGSETRDLFTEVLHEVRLVKDLSGNDRFVVGMK is encoded by the coding sequence ATGAATATGACTCTGCACGATTTCAGAATTAATTTTAAACATGAACTATCACCACTGTACTCCAATTCCGAAAGCAATGAACTTTTCACCGTTTTCGTACACAGGATTTTAGGATATGACCGATTTGCACAGCGTAAATTCAGCAATGAAACTCAGGATGAAAATCAACTGCAAAAATTAACCGAAATCCTAAAGCAGCTTAAAACCGGAATGCCTTTTCAGCAAATTTTAGGCGAAACCGAATTTTACGGTTTGAATTTTTTTGTGAACGAAAATGTGCTGATTCCACGGCCCGAAACCGAAGAACTACTGGAACTCGCAATTGCAGAAATCACAAAGCTTACGGTGAAAAATCAGTCATTGAAAATTCTGGATATCGGCACCGGTAGCGGAATTATTCCGGTTGTGCTTAAAAAACATTTTCCCGCTGCTGAATTATCGGCCATCGACTATTCTGAAAAGGCGCTCGAAGTCGCGCGCAAAAATGCGGATTTTCATCAGGTTAATATTAACTTCATTCATCAGGATTATCTTGGAGGTGAACTTAATGGAATTTTCGACATCATCATTTCGAATCCACCCTATATCGGCCGTGATGAAAATGACGAAATTTCGGACTCGGTGAAAAACTTTGAACCTTTGATGGCGCTGTTTGCGCCTGCCGAAAACCCGCTCATTTTCTACGAGAAAATTGCCAACGACTGCAAAACGCATTTGTCAGACGGCGGAATGCTGTTTCTTGAAATCAACCAGAAACTTGGGAGTGAAACGAGGGATCTGTTTACGGAGGTTCTGCATGAAGTACGCTTGGTGAAGGATTTGTCCGGGAACGATCGTTTTGTGGTGGGAATGAAGTAG
- a CDS encoding 2,3,4,5-tetrahydropyridine-2,6-dicarboxylate N-succinyltransferase: MLQQTIENIWDNRELLQNDDSQASVREVIRLLDLGELRVAEPTENGWKVNEWVKKAVVMYFPIQKMETIEVGPFEFHDKMPLKRNYAEKGVRVVPHAVAREGAYIAPGVILMPSYVNIGAYVDSGTMVDTWATVGSCAQIGKNVHLSGGVGIGGVLEPLQAAPVIIEDNVFVGSRCIVVEGVHVEKEAVLGANVVLTGSTKIIDVTGDDPVEIKGRVPARSVVIPGSYTKYFPAGEYQVPCALIIGQRKESTDLKTSLNDALRENNVAV, from the coding sequence ATGTTACAGCAAACCATCGAAAATATTTGGGATAACCGTGAACTTTTACAGAACGACGACAGCCAGGCATCGGTTCGTGAAGTGATCCGACTGCTTGATTTGGGCGAACTCCGCGTAGCGGAACCAACAGAAAACGGCTGGAAGGTGAATGAATGGGTGAAGAAAGCAGTGGTGATGTATTTTCCAATCCAGAAGATGGAGACTATTGAAGTGGGCCCGTTTGAATTCCATGACAAAATGCCTTTGAAAAGAAATTATGCTGAGAAAGGTGTGCGCGTGGTTCCACATGCAGTGGCACGGGAAGGCGCATATATCGCTCCGGGCGTGATTCTGATGCCGTCTTACGTAAACATCGGTGCCTATGTAGATTCCGGTACGATGGTGGACACCTGGGCGACCGTCGGAAGCTGCGCACAGATCGGTAAGAACGTGCATTTAAGTGGCGGAGTCGGCATTGGCGGTGTTTTGGAGCCTCTTCAGGCTGCACCTGTGATCATCGAAGACAATGTTTTTGTTGGTTCACGATGCATCGTGGTAGAAGGCGTTCACGTAGAAAAAGAAGCCGTTTTAGGTGCAAATGTTGTGCTTACGGGTTCCACCAAAATAATTGACGTTACCGGCGATGATCCGGTTGAAATCAAAGGTCGGGTACCCGCGCGTTCGGTTGTGATCCCGGGAAGCTACACCAAATATTTTCCGGCGGGGGAATATCAGGTTCCGTGTGCACTCATCATCGGGCAGAGAAAAGAATCTACCGATCTGAAGACCTCACTCAACGATGCTTTACGCGAAAACAACGTAGCGGTATAA
- a CDS encoding ATP synthase gamma chain → MANLKEIRGRITSISSTMQITSAMKMVSAAKLKKATDAIVMLRPYSEKLQEIIENVSSTTDLEGISTFTEEREVKKVLYIVVTSNKGLAGAFNSSVIKELNNTISNTGYEVEILAVGKKVFDAVRRNRNVYDNQSAIFDGMNFQVVSNFMEHVMRDYSEGKFDKVFVIYNKFLNAATQQVQTEQVLPIAMAPKEGTANTDYLFEPNAAEILNVLIPKSIKTQVYKAILDSIASEHGARMTAMHKATDNAEALRNDLKIFYNKARQAAITNEILEIVSGAEALKNS, encoded by the coding sequence ATGGCAAATCTAAAGGAAATACGGGGTAGAATTACTTCAATCTCTTCCACAATGCAGATTACGAGTGCGATGAAAATGGTTTCTGCGGCTAAGCTGAAGAAAGCCACTGATGCAATCGTGATGCTGAGACCTTACTCAGAAAAACTGCAGGAAATCATCGAGAACGTGAGCAGTACTACCGATCTGGAGGGCATATCTACGTTTACCGAAGAAAGAGAGGTGAAAAAAGTGCTGTACATTGTAGTGACTTCTAATAAAGGTCTCGCCGGTGCATTCAACTCTTCCGTAATTAAAGAACTTAACAATACCATCAGCAATACAGGCTACGAAGTGGAGATTCTGGCAGTTGGTAAAAAAGTTTTTGATGCGGTGCGCCGTAACAGAAATGTGTACGATAACCAAAGCGCCATTTTCGACGGCATGAACTTTCAGGTAGTTTCAAACTTTATGGAGCACGTGATGAGAGATTATAGCGAAGGGAAGTTCGACAAGGTTTTCGTTATTTATAACAAATTCCTGAATGCCGCCACGCAGCAGGTGCAGACCGAGCAGGTTTTGCCAATTGCGATGGCTCCGAAAGAAGGAACGGCCAACACCGATTATCTGTTCGAGCCTAATGCCGCAGAAATTCTGAATGTTTTAATACCAAAATCAATTAAAACGCAGGTTTACAAAGCCATTCTCGATTCAATTGCATCCGAACACGGTGCGAGAATGACAGCCATGCACAAAGCGACAGATAACGCCGAAGCTTTAAGAAACGACCTCAAAATCTTCTACAACAAAGCCCGTCAGGCGGCGATTACGAATGAGATCCTCGAGATTGTTTCAGGTGCTGAAGCTCTCAAGAATTCATAA
- a CDS encoding Histidinol-phosphatase codes for MKKVLFIDRDGTLIIEPPEDFQIDSLEKLEFYPKVIQNLAKIYNELDYELVMVSNQDGRGTASFPEDDFIKPHNKMLKTLENEGILFKDILIDSSFEEDNSPNRKPRTGMLQKYIYGGYDLENSYVIGDRQTDLELATNLGCKAIYLSETPDAVAELSTTDWSDIYSFLKSKPRKGVVRRTTKETDVLVELNLDGSGNSQIRTGLAFFDHMLEQIARHGNFDLKILVNGDLQVDEHHTIEDTALVLGSCFKQALGIKKGIERYAFLLPMDDCLAQIAIDFGGRNWLVWDVDFKRERIGDVPTEMFYHFFKSFTDTADCNLNIECRGDNEHHMVESVFKAFAKVLRDAVKVGGQNFSIPSTKGQL; via the coding sequence ATGAAAAAAGTACTTTTTATCGACCGCGACGGAACTTTAATCATAGAACCGCCCGAGGACTTTCAGATTGACTCTCTTGAGAAGCTGGAGTTCTATCCGAAAGTGATACAGAATTTGGCTAAAATCTATAATGAACTGGATTACGAACTTGTAATGGTTTCAAATCAGGACGGACGTGGAACGGCATCTTTTCCGGAAGATGATTTTATTAAACCTCACAACAAAATGCTAAAAACACTTGAAAATGAGGGCATACTGTTCAAAGATATTTTGATCGACAGCAGTTTTGAGGAAGACAATTCACCCAACCGAAAACCGCGCACAGGCATGCTTCAAAAGTATATTTATGGCGGATACGATCTTGAAAATTCATATGTGATCGGCGACCGCCAAACCGATCTGGAACTCGCGACAAATCTTGGCTGCAAGGCTATTTATTTGTCCGAAACTCCGGACGCGGTAGCGGAATTAAGCACTACCGACTGGTCTGATATATACAGTTTTTTAAAATCGAAACCGCGCAAAGGCGTGGTGCGGCGCACTACAAAAGAAACCGACGTTTTGGTTGAACTCAATCTAGATGGTTCGGGGAATTCTCAAATCCGTACCGGGCTTGCATTTTTTGATCACATGCTGGAGCAGATTGCACGGCACGGCAATTTTGATCTCAAGATTCTTGTGAATGGTGATCTTCAGGTTGATGAGCATCACACCATCGAAGACACAGCGCTTGTATTGGGAAGCTGTTTCAAGCAGGCTTTGGGCATAAAGAAAGGGATCGAAAGGTATGCTTTTCTTTTGCCGATGGACGATTGTCTGGCGCAGATTGCCATTGATTTCGGTGGCAGAAACTGGCTGGTATGGGACGTAGATTTCAAGCGTGAGCGGATCGGTGACGTGCCTACTGAAATGTTTTATCATTTCTTTAAATCGTTTACCGACACGGCCGATTGCAATCTGAACATCGAATGCCGCGGCGATAACGAACATCACATGGTTGAATCTGTGTTCAAGGCTTTTGCTAAAGTTTTAAGAGATGCCGTAAAGGTTGGAGGCCAGAATTTTTCAATACCAAGCACCAAAGGACAGTTATGA
- a CDS encoding Histidinol dehydrogenase — MNTIYKYPPREIWKNLISRNVLKQENLKAAVQEIFDQVAENGDCALKQLTLKYDRAELETFLVSESEINAAEALVSEKLKAAIATAKANIYTFHAAQKEDFGKIETMPGVSCWRVSRAIAKVGLYIPGGSAPLFSTVLMLAVPAQIAGCREVILCTPPRADGSIDPAVLFTAKLCGISKIYKVGGAQAIAAMNFGTESIPKVDKIFGPGNQYVTQAKMLATDYNIAVDLPAGPSEVLVIADRTAVPAFCAADLLAQAEHGTDSQVIFIAVDEEIFTQTLNEVSLQLEMLPRRDIAAEALENSRFILLDSVESALEFSNLYAPEHLILSVERAEDYLNDVASAGSVFLGNYTPESVGDYASGTNHTLPTNGFASSYSGVSLDSFVKKITVQQITVDGLQNIGQTVEIMAEAEGLSAHKNAVSIRLKMIKDGI, encoded by the coding sequence ATGAATACTATTTATAAATATCCACCCCGGGAAATCTGGAAAAACCTGATCAGCCGGAATGTTTTAAAGCAGGAAAACCTCAAAGCTGCGGTTCAGGAAATATTTGATCAGGTTGCTGAAAACGGCGATTGTGCGCTTAAACAGTTAACGCTGAAGTACGACCGCGCAGAACTTGAGACATTTTTGGTTTCGGAATCTGAAATTAACGCTGCCGAAGCGTTGGTTAGTGAAAAACTTAAAGCAGCAATTGCTACCGCCAAAGCTAATATTTATACATTTCACGCGGCGCAAAAGGAAGATTTTGGTAAGATTGAAACTATGCCCGGCGTTTCGTGCTGGCGCGTAAGCAGGGCGATTGCAAAAGTAGGGTTGTACATTCCGGGTGGAAGCGCACCTTTGTTTTCTACCGTGCTGATGCTTGCGGTTCCCGCCCAGATTGCAGGCTGCAGGGAAGTGATTTTGTGCACGCCTCCACGGGCGGATGGCAGCATTGATCCGGCTGTTCTGTTCACCGCAAAACTTTGTGGAATTTCAAAAATATATAAAGTGGGCGGCGCCCAGGCTATCGCAGCGATGAACTTCGGCACCGAAAGTATTCCAAAAGTTGATAAAATTTTTGGTCCGGGAAATCAATACGTAACCCAGGCAAAAATGCTGGCGACGGACTATAACATCGCGGTGGACTTACCTGCAGGACCAAGCGAAGTGCTCGTGATTGCCGACAGAACCGCAGTTCCCGCGTTTTGTGCTGCAGATTTGCTCGCACAAGCTGAACACGGAACGGATTCGCAGGTTATTTTTATTGCGGTGGACGAAGAAATTTTCACGCAGACTTTGAATGAAGTTAGTCTTCAGCTTGAAATGCTTCCCAGACGCGATATTGCGGCAGAGGCATTGGAGAATAGCCGTTTTATTTTATTGGATTCTGTGGAAAGCGCGCTCGAATTCAGTAACCTATACGCGCCCGAGCACCTGATTTTGTCGGTTGAGCGCGCTGAAGATTATTTAAATGATGTCGCAAGTGCGGGATCGGTATTTTTAGGTAATTACACGCCCGAATCGGTTGGCGATTACGCGAGCGGCACCAATCACACCTTGCCTACAAACGGTTTCGCAAGCAGCTACAGCGGTGTTTCGCTCGACAGTTTTGTGAAGAAAATTACCGTTCAGCAAATTACCGTTGACGGTTTACAGAATATAGGTCAGACAGTAGAGATCATGGCTGAGGCAGAAGGTCTAAGTGCTCACAAAAATGCGGTTTCAATTCGCTTAAAAATGATAAAGGATGGAATTTAA
- a CDS encoding Histidinol-phosphate aminotransferase, which translates to MEFNLEKMLRPHLKSALVYTNTRPTESSDGLIYLDSNESPVGKYNRYPDGEQKALKGKLAAINGVSADRLFMGNGSDELIDLLMRIFCEPGSDTIMCLDPSFSMYEVYADFNNLKIEKLRLNGSFQLDKEVFDQCVSETSAKILFICSPNNPTGNSIEDLAYFISKFEGLVVIDEAYIEFSPNDSATKLLVQFPNLVVLKTLSKAHGMAGLRLGVGFASPEIARLITRLKPPYNISSESQRIAAEELDDGMKFNKNVGLILSEKAKLVDALEQIRAVKKVYASHANFLLVEFADADEVYRILIKNQILTSLRHPGIPNCIRITVGNPEENLKLISILTKI; encoded by the coding sequence ATGGAATTTAACCTTGAAAAAATGCTCCGGCCGCATTTAAAAAGTGCGTTAGTCTATACGAACACACGTCCAACGGAATCCTCGGACGGTTTAATTTATCTCGACTCCAACGAAAGTCCTGTTGGGAAATACAACCGCTATCCCGATGGTGAGCAGAAGGCTCTGAAGGGAAAACTGGCAGCAATAAACGGGGTTTCGGCAGACAGACTTTTTATGGGCAACGGCAGCGACGAACTCATCGATTTGCTGATGCGAATTTTTTGCGAACCCGGATCCGACACCATTATGTGTCTTGATCCCAGTTTTTCGATGTATGAAGTATATGCGGATTTTAACAATCTGAAAATAGAAAAGCTCCGGCTAAACGGTTCTTTTCAGCTTGATAAGGAAGTTTTTGACCAATGTGTATCTGAAACTTCGGCCAAAATTTTATTTATATGTTCACCGAATAATCCAACCGGCAATTCAATTGAGGATCTGGCTTATTTCATTTCAAAGTTTGAAGGTTTGGTGGTTATTGATGAAGCTTATATTGAGTTTTCCCCGAATGATTCGGCTACCAAACTGCTCGTTCAATTTCCGAATCTTGTCGTGCTTAAAACCCTGTCGAAAGCGCACGGAATGGCTGGCTTGCGTCTCGGCGTCGGTTTCGCATCGCCGGAGATTGCGCGTTTGATCACCCGTTTAAAGCCACCATATAACATCAGTTCGGAAAGCCAGCGGATCGCAGCAGAAGAACTGGACGACGGTATGAAATTTAACAAGAATGTTGGGTTAATCCTGAGCGAGAAAGCGAAGCTGGTTGATGCCCTTGAACAAATACGCGCAGTGAAAAAAGTGTACGCATCGCATGCGAATTTTCTGTTGGTAGAGTTCGCTGATGCAGATGAAGTGTACCGCATTCTGATAAAAAATCAAATTCTTACAAGTCTGCGACATCCCGGCATTCCAAATTGCATCCGCATTACGGTGGGAAATCCAGAAGAAAATTTAAAACTGATCTCCATTCTAACAAAAATTTAA
- a CDS encoding ATP synthase alpha chain translates to MAEINPAEVSAILKQQLANFDTQSNVEEVGTVLTIGDGIALVYGLENVQYGELVKFDSGIEGIVLNLAEDNVGVALLGESKMVKEGDTVNRTKRISSIKVGEGMLGRVVDTLGNPIDGKGPIGGELYEMPLERKAPGVIFRQPVTEPLQTGIVAIDSMIPVGRGQRELIIGDRQTGKTTVALDTILNQREFYDAGQPVFCIYVAVGQKASTVAQIVKTLEDKGAMPYTVVVAANASDPSPMQVYAPMAGAAIGEFFRDTGRPALIIYDDLSKQAVAYRELSLLLRRPPGREAYPGDVFYLHSRLLERSAKVIADDTIAAQMNDLPDTLRPIVKGGGSLTALPIIETQAGDVSAYIPTNVISITDGQIFLESDLFNSGVRPAINVGISVSRVGGNAQIKSMKKVSGTLKLDQAQYKELEAFAKFGSDLDASTQGVISKGERNVEILKQPVNSPLPVDSQVAMIYAGTENLLRNVPVKKVKEFQKEYVAFLRSKHPDTMAAIKSGKIDDGITGILKQAAIELASKYN, encoded by the coding sequence ATGGCAGAAATAAATCCGGCAGAAGTATCTGCAATTCTTAAACAACAGTTGGCAAACTTCGACACACAGTCAAATGTAGAAGAAGTAGGTACTGTATTGACCATCGGAGACGGTATCGCATTAGTGTACGGCCTTGAAAATGTTCAGTATGGTGAACTGGTAAAATTCGACAGCGGTATTGAAGGAATTGTTTTGAATCTTGCTGAAGATAACGTAGGGGTAGCACTTCTTGGTGAATCTAAGATGGTGAAAGAAGGCGATACAGTGAACAGAACCAAAAGAATTTCATCCATTAAAGTGGGCGAAGGTATGCTTGGACGTGTTGTTGACACGTTGGGAAATCCAATCGACGGTAAAGGGCCAATCGGTGGCGAGCTTTATGAAATGCCACTCGAAAGAAAAGCACCTGGTGTAATTTTCCGTCAGCCGGTAACCGAGCCACTTCAGACGGGTATTGTAGCTATCGATTCAATGATTCCTGTAGGTCGAGGTCAGCGTGAATTGATCATTGGCGACAGACAGACAGGTAAAACCACTGTTGCGCTGGATACCATCCTGAACCAAAGAGAATTTTATGATGCAGGCCAGCCTGTATTCTGTATATATGTGGCAGTAGGGCAGAAAGCGTCTACTGTAGCGCAAATTGTAAAAACGTTAGAAGATAAAGGTGCGATGCCGTACACCGTAGTGGTAGCTGCGAATGCCTCAGATCCTTCTCCAATGCAGGTTTATGCGCCAATGGCCGGAGCTGCAATCGGTGAGTTTTTCCGTGATACGGGCAGACCGGCACTTATTATTTATGATGATCTGTCCAAGCAGGCGGTAGCTTACCGTGAACTTTCTCTTTTGCTTAGAAGACCACCGGGCCGTGAGGCTTATCCAGGTGATGTTTTCTACCTTCACTCCAGACTTTTGGAACGTTCTGCGAAAGTAATTGCTGATGATACCATCGCTGCGCAAATGAACGATTTACCGGATACTTTAAGACCAATTGTGAAAGGTGGTGGTTCACTTACCGCACTTCCAATCATCGAAACTCAGGCAGGTGACGTATCTGCATATATTCCGACCAACGTGATTTCAATTACCGACGGTCAGATTTTCCTTGAGTCCGATTTGTTTAACTCCGGGGTTCGTCCTGCAATTAACGTAGGTATTTCGGTATCGCGTGTAGGAGGTAACGCACAGATCAAATCGATGAAGAAGGTATCAGGAACATTAAAGCTTGATCAGGCACAGTATAAAGAACTGGAGGCGTTCGCAAAATTCGGTTCAGACCTTGATGCTTCTACGCAGGGTGTTATTTCTAAAGGTGAAAGAAACGTTGAGATTCTTAAGCAGCCTGTAAATTCACCACTTCCTGTAGATTCTCAGGTTGCGATGATTTATGCCGGAACAGAAAACCTGTTGAGAAACGTACCGGTTAAAAAAGTGAAAGAATTCCAGAAAGAATATGTAGCATTTCTTCGCTCAAAGCATCCTGATACAATGGCAGCCATTAAATCAGGTAAGATTGATGACGGCATTACTGGCATCCTGAAGCAGGCGGCAATTGAACTGGCTTCTAAATATAATTAA
- a CDS encoding ATP synthase delta chain → MLTSKVAKRYAQGLLNFTKESGSTDAVFTEMGDMVKTIRNSKELQNFFASPVIDSKKKISIALEIFKGFSPVTQSLVQLIIKQGRESQIQNIAQEFVNKVNEMNGVQRITLTSATQLTEGNIESVLKSTPLINHDNKFDVKTIIDPAILGGYILRVGDQQIDASVKSKLGKLKKEFQLN, encoded by the coding sequence ATGCTTACAAGTAAAGTAGCAAAAAGATACGCACAGGGTCTGCTGAACTTCACTAAGGAGTCCGGAAGTACCGACGCGGTTTTCACAGAGATGGGCGATATGGTGAAAACCATCCGTAATTCTAAAGAGTTGCAGAACTTTTTTGCTTCTCCTGTGATCGACAGCAAGAAGAAAATCAGCATTGCGCTCGAAATTTTCAAAGGTTTTTCCCCGGTAACACAAAGCCTTGTTCAGCTGATCATTAAGCAGGGACGCGAAAGCCAGATTCAGAACATCGCACAGGAGTTTGTTAACAAAGTGAACGAAATGAACGGGGTACAGCGCATTACGCTTACTTCGGCCACGCAGCTTACAGAAGGTAATATCGAGAGCGTACTGAAATCTACACCTCTCATTAACCACGACAACAAGTTCGACGTCAAAACGATTATTGACCCTGCGATTTTGGGTGGATATATTCTGAGAGTGGGCGATCAGCAGATCGATGCTTCAGTGAAGTCGAAACTCGGCAAGCTTAAAAAAGAATTTCAATTAAATTAA
- a CDS encoding Imidazole glycerol phosphate synthase amidotransferase subunit has product MIAIIDYAAGNVRSVENAVQKLGFNTVLTDDAETIRKAEKVIFPGVGEASTAMENLKKKGLDVLIPTLVQPFLGICLGQQLLCAHSEEGNTAGLGIFDSYVKKFPSGYTVPHMGWNSLSKRQSQLFNGIGDDEDFYFVHSYYCTLGTDTSSVCDYIIPFSATLQKNNFFGTQFHPEKSGDVGSAVLNNFLNIQL; this is encoded by the coding sequence ATGATTGCAATTATAGATTATGCCGCGGGCAACGTGAGATCGGTGGAAAATGCGGTGCAGAAGCTTGGTTTTAATACGGTACTTACCGATGATGCTGAAACCATCCGCAAGGCAGAGAAAGTTATTTTCCCGGGCGTAGGCGAGGCTTCAACCGCCATGGAAAATTTAAAGAAAAAAGGTCTCGATGTTTTGATTCCTACCTTGGTGCAGCCATTTCTGGGAATTTGCCTTGGACAACAACTGCTGTGTGCACACTCGGAGGAAGGAAATACCGCTGGTTTGGGAATTTTTGACAGTTATGTTAAGAAGTTTCCGTCAGGATACACCGTTCCGCATATGGGTTGGAACAGCCTGAGCAAACGTCAAAGCCAACTTTTCAACGGAATAGGTGATGATGAAGATTTCTACTTTGTTCACAGTTATTATTGCACGTTGGGTACGGACACTTCATCGGTTTGCGATTATATCATCCCTTTCAGTGCGACACTGCAGAAAAATAATTTTTTCGGGACGCAGTTTCACCCTGAAAAATCCGGAGATGTGGGTTCAGCAGTGTTAAACAATTTTTTAAATATTCAATTATGA